A single window of Gossypium hirsutum isolate 1008001.06 chromosome A10, Gossypium_hirsutum_v2.1, whole genome shotgun sequence DNA harbors:
- the LOC121208328 gene encoding uncharacterized protein → MEEKPRRHGHGQLREEEPPLPAIDHRTGRRTPATTPPFAVAGKPKKAPFFSFLRIESRSGVRKAEIPAKRAKIERDLSVLPLSTAAGNRCGKRHGGGRQHGRVGVVLVADNMGEWEEASGSLGFWDWAWMLG, encoded by the exons ATGGAAGAAAAACCCCGGCGGCACGGTCACGGCCAACTCCG AGAGGAAGAGCCCCCTTTGCCGGCCATCGACCACCGCACCGGTCGCCGGACGCCGGCGACGACGCCGCCGTTCGCGGTGGCCGGAAAACCAAAAAAAGctccctttttctcctttttgcGAATAGAGTCCAGATCTGGggttagaaaagccgaaatcccggcGAAAAGGGCCAAAATCGAAAGAGACCTTTCGGTTCTTCCTCTTTCCACCGCCGCCGGAAACAG GTGCGGCAAAAGGCATGGTGGTGGCAGACAGCATGGGAGAGTGGGAgtggtgctggtggcagacaacaTGGGAGAATGGGAAGAGGCAAGTGGGAGTCTAGGGTTTTGGGATTGGGCTTGGATGTTGGGCTAG
- the LOC107896768 gene encoding uncharacterized protein has product MAHSLTPVPATAITPIAKSNKLASHIPTLRLQTVSASYQTPHHVLDDKLVHRRAVTLSLAGAMLSLNVGDQRQANAARRPPPPPPEEKKDPSVSGVQAKVLASKKRKEAMKQAMAKMREKGKPVDGTSPPSE; this is encoded by the exons ATGGCACATTCACTAACTCCTGTTCCAGCCACTGCAATAACCCCCATTGCCAAATCAAACAAGCTTGCATCTCACATTCCTACTTTAAGATTGCAGACGGTGTCAGCTTCTTACCAGACACCCCATCATGTCTTGGATGATAAACTAGTTCATCGCAG GGCTGTGACATTGAGCTTGGCAGGGGCAATGCTGAGCTTGAATGTTGGTGACCAGAGGCAAGCAAATGCAGCTAGAAGGCCGCCACCTCCACCACCAGAGGAGAAAAAGGACCCGAGTGTGAGTGGAGTGCAGGCGAAAGTGTTAGCTAGCAAGAAGAGAAAGGAAGCAATGAAACAAGCTATGGCCAAGATGAGGGAGAAAGGAAAACCTGTTGATGGCACATCACCACCATCTGAATAG
- the LOC107896769 gene encoding 60S ribosomal protein L5: MAFVKAQKTKAYFKRFQVPYKRRREGKTDYRARIRLINQDKNKYNTPKYRFVVRFSNKDVTAQIVSANIAGDMVLASAYSHELPRYGLEVGLTNYAAAYCTGLLLGRRVLKMLEMDDEYQGNVEATGEDFSVEPTETRRPFRALLDVGLIRTTTGNRVFGALKGALDAGLDIPHSDKRFAGFSKDNKQLDAEVHSKYIYGGHVAAYMRTLMEDEPEKYQSHFSEYIKRGIEADNIESLYKKVHAAIRADPTAKKTEKEPPKQHKRFNLKKLTYEERKSKLIERLHTLNAAAGADSEEED, translated from the exons ATG GCATTTGTCAAGGCTCAGAAAACCAAAGCTTACTTTAAGCGGTTTCAGGTTCCATACAAGAGAAGGAGAG AGGGAAAGACTGACTACCGGGCTAGGATTCGCCTAATCAATCAAGACAAGAATAAGTACAACACTCCTAAGTACCGATTCGTTGTCCGATTT AGCAACAAAGATGTCACCGCACAAATAGTTTCTGCTAATATTGCTGGTGATATGGTTCTTGCTTCTGCTTACTCACATGAGCTTCCACGATATGGGCTTGAAGTGGGTCTTACAAACTATGCTGCAG CTTATTGCACTGGTTTGCTGTTGGGGCGCCGTGTGCTTAAGATGCTCGAAATGGATGATGAGTATCAGGGCAATGTAGAG GCTACTGGAGAGGATTTCTCAGTTGAGCCAACTGAGACAAGGAGACCTTTCCGTGCTCTCCTTGATGTAGGGCTGATCAGGACAACCACTGGCAATCGTGTTTTTGGTGCTCTAAAG GGAGCCTTGGATGCTGGTTTGGATATTCCTCATAGCGACAAGAGGTTTGCTGGGTTCTCCAAGGACAACAAGCAGCTTGATGCTGAGGTTCATAGCAAGTACATATATGGTGGCCATGTTGCTGCATATATGAGG ACTTTGATGGAAGATGAACCTGAGAAGTATCAGTCTCACTTCAGCGAGTATATTAAGAGGGGAATTGAGGCTGATAACATCGAGTCCTTGTACAAGAAAGTTCATGCTGCCATCCGAGCTGATCCAACTGCAAAGAAGACTGAAAAGGAGCCTCCTAAGCAGCACAAAAG GTTCAACTTGAAGAAGCTAACATACGAGGAAAGGAAATCTAAATTGATTGAACGGTTACACACCCTTAATGCCGCTGCTGGTGCTGATTCAGAGGAAGAGGATTGA
- the LOC121208331 gene encoding uncharacterized protein, whose translation MEEKPRRHGHGQLREEEPPLPAIDHRTGRRTPATTPPFAVAGKPKKAPFFSFLRIESRSGVRKAEIPAKRAKIERDLSVLPLSTAAGNRCGKRHGGGRQHRRVGVVLVADNMGEWEEASGSLGFWDWAWMLG comes from the exons ATGGAAGAAAAACCCCGGCGGCACGGTCACGGCCAACTCCG AGAGGAAGAGCCCCCTTTGCCGGCCATCGACCACCGCACCGGTCGCCGGACGCCGGCGACGACGCCGCCGTTCGCGGTGGCCGGAAAACCAAAAAAAGctccctttttctcctttttgcGAATAGAGTCCAGATCTGGggttagaaaagccgaaatcccggcGAAAAGGGCCAAAATCGAAAGAGACCTTTCGGTTCTTCCTCTTTCCACCGCCGCCGGAAACAG GTGCGGCAAAAGGCATGGTGGTGGCAGACAGCATAGGAGAGTGGGAgtggtgctggtggcagacaacaTGGGAGAATGGGAAGAGGCAAGTGGGAGTCTAGGGTTTTGGGATTGGGCTTGGATGTTGGGCTAG